Sequence from the Gemmatimonadaceae bacterium genome:
GGTGGTGCCGTGAAGCGGCATCTCGTTCTCCCACTGCTCACACTCGTTGCGCCTGCCCTGCAGGCGCAACGTTCGTCCGCTCCTGCGCCGCTCGCCGCGCGCACGGTCGACTCCATCGTCGCCGTCGCACTCAGGACCTTCCCCACGCCCGGGGTCGCCGTCGCCGTCATCCAGGATGGCAAGGTGGTCGTCGCGAAGGGGTATGGCGTGAAGAAGGTCGGCGAGTCCGCGCCGGTGACGCCGCAGACGCGCTTCGGCATCGCGTCCAACACGAAGGTCTTCACCGCGATTGCGCTGGGGATGCTGGTGGAGGAGGGGAAGCTTGCATGGGACGCGCCGGTGATTCGCTACCTGCCGCAGTTTGCCATGTACGATCCCTTCGTCACGCGCGAGATCACGGTGAAGGATCTGCTCGTGCATCGCAGTGGGCTCGGACTCGGCGCTGGCGATCTGCTCTGGTGGCCGGCCTCGACGTACAACCGCGCCGAGATCATGCGGCGGCTGCGCTACATCAAGCCGGCCACGTCATTTCGCTCGGCGTACGCCTATGACAACGTGCTCTATCTCGTGGCCGGCGAGATCATCGAGGCGGTGAGTGGGATGCCGTGGGAGCGGTTCATCGAGACGCGCATCCTGCACAAGGTAGGCATGACGCACAGCACGTCGCGACATGGCGACGCCGTCTCGCCGGGCGACGTGGCGCAGACGCACACGCTCCTCGAGGGGAGGCTCACGGCGATCGCTCCCATGACGAGTGACAACACCAATCCTGCCGGCGGGATCAACAGCGGCGCCGAGGACATGGCGAAGTGGGTGCTGTCGCTCCTGGATTCGGGCAAAGTGGGAGATGGGAGCCGGTTGTACCTGCCGGCGACGGCACGGATGATCCAGGCACCGGTGACGCCGATGCCTAACGGCTCCCCGCCAGCGGAGCTCGCCCCGCTGGCCAGCGACTTCTCGTTCTACGCGCTGGGGCTCGACGTGGGGACGTATCGCGGGCGCAAGATCCTGCACCACACCGGAGGGCTTCCCGGCTACCTGTCGTCGGTGGCGTGGATCCCGTCGGAGCGCGCGGGCGTGGTGGTGCTCACCAACGATGAGTCGCCGACCTTCCTGGCGCTCACGTGGACGCTGATGGAGCGCGTACTGCGTGTGTCACGGCCGTTCGACTTCCTGGCCGGTTACGATGCGTTGCTCAAGCGCCAGCGGCAGGGTCTCGCCGCCGCAGCCCGCGAGGCGCACGCGGCGCGCGATTCGCTCTCGCGTCCGTCTCTGGCGCTGGAGAAGTACGCGGGCGGCTACGAGGACGCCTGGTATGGCGACATCGACATCGCGCAGGAGAAGGGAGGACTGGCGATTCGCTTCTCACACAGCCCGCAGCTGGTCGGCGATCTGGTCCCCTGGCAGCATGACACCTTCCTGGTGCGGTGGCGCGACCGCGAACTGCGCGCCGACGCCTACATCACCTTCATGCTCACGCCGGACGGAGGCGTCGATCACGCGAAGATGGTGCCGGCGTCACCGGATGTGGATTTCTCGTTCGATTTCCAGGACCTGGAGTTGAAGCCGCGGCGGCGCTGATACCGTCAGCCGCAACGCCGACGGGCGCCGGTGTCGCTCACCGGCGCCCCTGTTGCAACATCGAGCGCGTCGCTCAATCAGGGAAGACGTTCGAATCGTACCCCGCGCACGCGGCCATCGGCGAGGGTGAAACCGCTCACCATTCCCGCCTTGTTGCGCGTGAACTGCACGGTCGCGCCGAAGTTGGCCACGAAGCCGTCGCGAAACGCCGGGACCATCGAGGCGCCATCGAGCTTCCGGTTGAAGACGGCAAGCGTCGAGTCCTTTACCGAGAGGTCATAGCGGACGTCGAGCTCCTGGCTGTAATAGGATCCGGCAAAGGAGGCCAGCGTGGCCGAGTCGGCCGTGAACGGCGCTTCCTTGCGGTAGAACAGCTCGCGGGTGGAGCGCGGCAGTTGCGTCACGCCAACGGTGTTTGCACCTGACGACCGGAGCACCAGCGCTCCCGGGCCCAGGCGCAAGGTGGTGTCGCTCGTGGGCGTGAGCGTGCGACCGTCGGCCAGCTTGATCGTCTCGCCATCGAGCCGGATGCGGAGGACGGACTGGCTGATGGTGTCCCGGTAGGTACCGACCCAGCGCTGCCGGAGTTCCGCGGAGATCGGGCGTTCCACCGTGTCGACCATCGCCACGGCGCTCGGAGCGCTGCTCCCAAGCAGGACGTCGGCGACGTTACGCAGCAGGGCGTTAGGTACCGCGCTGGCGGCGTTGCAGAGCACCGCGATGGCGATGCCGCGCCCCGGGTAGCGCTCCACTTGCGCGCGATAGCCGGCGTCGGCGCCGCCGTGGCCGACGGCCGACAGCCCGCGATAGGTGAGGACCGAGAGGCCGTAGCCATAGTTGGCCGGCGTTCCGTCGTTGAGCGTGGCGCTCGTCTGCGCCGCGGCGACGAGCGACTTGCTCCCCACCATGGGCGAGTCGAGGTTGGCCATCCACTTGAGGAGGTCGCCCGCGGTGGTGAAGAGCGACGTGGCCCCGTACGTGTCGAAGACGGGGATCGAGATCTTCCACCCGCCGTCCCGGCGCGGTTCGTACGCCGAGGTGCGTCCAAGGACAATCATCGCGTGATCGTCATGGAAGTGCGTCGACGTCATCCCTAACGGTTCGAAGATCCGCTCCTGCGCGAACTCGCGCAGTGACTTTCCGCTGACGCGCTTCACGATCACCGCCAGCAGTGTGTAGCCGGTGTTCGAGTACACCCACTCCGCGCCGGGCTTGAAGTTCGTCCCCTTCTGCCGGGTGACGATGCGCATCACGTCCTGCTCGGTGATCAGGTCCTCGGGGAAACGCCAGCCGGCGTAGCCGAGCAGCTGCCACTGGTCGCGCAAGCCGCTGGTGTGATGGATGAGGTGGCGGATGGTGATCGTGGTGCCGTAGTCGGGTATCTCGGGGATGAACTTGCGGATGTCGTCGTCCAGCGTGAGCCGACCGTCCTCGGCCAGGAGGGCCACCGAGTAGGCGGCGAACTGCTTGGAGATCGAAGCGACGTGGAAGATCGACTGCGGCGTGATGGCGATCGCGTGTTGCAGGTCGCTCATGCCGTACCCGCGGGCGTAGACCTCGCGAGCATTCTGCGAGATGGCGAGCGAGCAGCCGGGGGAGTCGGTGCGATCCCATCGGGCGAAGACGGCGTCGATCCGGGCGCGTGAATCGGCGGAGAGCGGCGCCTGCGCCGTTGCCGCTGCTGGTGCCGTTACTGTTGCCGCTGTGGGGACAAGGAACAGCGCGAGGCGCAACGCGGACGGAAGGATCCGTGGAAGGAACGACGCACGCATGTCGGTGACTCGAGCGGGGGTGACTGGACGGGGCGATCGCCGGTGGGATGCGCAGCCGGTCGCACACGATGATGCGGCACGATTCGGCTTTGCGCGAGGGCGAGCCGACGCGACGTGGCGGCGATTCGCGGGGATCGCCAACGCGCCGTTCGTTGCGACAACCTGACGGCGCGGCCACTGGCGGGCGGCGCGGGGTGGTGCGAGAGTGCAGGGAGCGTCGTCGCCTCACTCCGTCACGAACCCTCCATGCATCGTCAACCCATGCTCCGCCAGCCACAGTTCCGCCGCATCGCAGGTTCCGCGCGCCTCGTGCAGGCGTTGGCGGTGGTCGCGCTTTCGTTCGTCGCTGCGCCGCTCGCGGCGCAACAGGAAGTGGTCGACTCCACCACGCTGCGCCAGCTCTACGCCGACGAGATGGCCAAGGGCGAGGTGATGTCGATTGCCAGTTGGCTCACCGACGTGCACGGCCCGCGCCTCACCGGGTCGCCAGGCGCAAGGGCGGCGGGGGAGTGGGCGGTGAAGACGATGAAGGAGTGGGGGCTGGCCAACGTCGGCTTCGAGTACTGGAGCCCCAAGTTTCCCGGGTGGCGCAACGACCATCTGACGTTGCGCGTGGTGGCACCGCTGGCGTTCGACGTCGCCGTGGCGCCGCGCGCCTGGTCGCCGAGCACCAGGGGAGCGGTGAAGGGGGAGGCGGTCGTGGCAATGCTGGGCTCGTGGGGCGATACGGCGAAGTACGCCGGGACGCTCAAGGGGAAGTTCGTCCTCCTTGGCGCGGCGCCGACGCTCGCGCCGCACGCCAAGCCCGACGCCAAGCGCTACTCTGACGAGGAGCTCGACAAGATGGCCGGCGCCGGCGTCCCCGACCCTCGCACGGGTGGCTTCGCGATCCCGCGCGACCCGGCGGCCATGGGAAACATGGCGCGCCGCTTTGGCGGAAACGCCTTCCGTCCGGCGAACGACACCGCGGCGCTGCGCTGGTTCGCGAGGCAGGGTGTGGTGGGGATCCTCCTCCCCGCGCGCGGCGACGATGGGACCATCTTCACCGACAACGGCTATCCGCGAACGGCCGGCGTGGCGCTGGTGCCGATGGTGCACGTGGCGGGGGAGCACTACGGGCGCATTGCGCGCATCCTCGAGAAGGGCGTTCCCGTCACGCTCTCGCTCGACATGGCCAATACCCAAACGCCGGAAGCCGAATCGTTCAACATTGTCGCCGAGATCCCGGGGAGCGATCCGGCGCTCAAGGACGAAGTCGTGATGCTTGGCGCGCACTTCGACTCGTGGCATGCGGCCACGGGGGCGACCGACAACGCCGCGGGGTCTGCGGTGATGATGGAGGCGATACGGTTGATCAAGGCGAGCGGGCTCAAGCCGCGCCGCACCATCCGCATCGGCTTGTGGACCGGCGAGGAGCAGGGCTTGTTCGGGTCGCGCGAGTACGTGGCGCGCCACTTCGGCGAGCGCGTCTTCAGGAGCGACTCGTCAGGCTTTGCCCCTACCGATACCGTGCGGGCGCTGCCGGAGTACGAGAAGCACGCCGGCTACTTCAACGTCGACAACGGGACTGGGCGCATCCGCGGTGTGTATCTGCAGGGGAACACGCAGGTGCAGGATGCATTCAGCGCCTGGATCACCCCGTTCAAGGACAAGGGAGTGACGACCGTGACGCCGGCCAACACCAGCGGGACCGACCATCAGGCGTTCGACGCCGTCGGGCTGGGCGGGTGGCAGTTCATCCAGGACCCCGTCGACTACGACACGCGCACGCACCACTCCAACCAGGACGTGTACGAGCGGCTGGTGCCGGACGACATGAAGCACAACGCCGCGGTGGTCGCGGGCTTCGTGTGGCAGGCGGCGCAGCGGTCGACCAAGCTGCCCGGGAAGGCGGGGTGGCCGGTTGTGGTGAGCGACAAGAAGGCGAAGGCGGTGTCGGAGTGGGGGGGGCGAATTCTGGGGGTCGAATTTGGGGCGAATTTGGGGTCAGAGTCAGCGAGAATTTGGTTCGCTGACTCTGACCCCAAACGGCGGATTCTCAACTGGCGTCGGCGAGGATCTCCCGAATTCCCTGTACGATCTCGTCCGCCGTCGCCTCGTACTTGAGAATCAGCCGTACCCGCCCGTCGCGGTCGAGCGCGTAGAGATTGGTCGAGTGCGTGACGGTATACTTGGCCGCGGAGTTGGGCGTGGGAATGATTTGGTACGACGCCCCGTACAGTCTCACCACGGGGTCGATCTCACCCCTGCTTCCCGTCAATCCCAGCGCGTCGAGGTTGAAGTTCGAGAGGTCGAGCTTGAGCACATCCGGCGTGTCGCGCTCCGGATCGACGGTGATGTAGAGCGTCTTGACCTTGTCGCGATCCTCGCCGAGCAACTGCGCCACCGTGGTGAGCTTGGAGAGCGTGGTGGGGCAGACGTCGGGGCAGAACGAGTAGCCGAAGAAGATCAGGACGACCTTGCCGCGCTGCGAGGCGAGCTCGAAGCGCTGGCCGTTGTGGTCGGTGAGGGTGAAGTCGCCGCCGATCGGCTCGATGGGGAGCGAGGGCTTCTTCGAGCATCCCGTGCTCGCGGCGAGCAACGCGAGCGCGAGGAGCGCGTTGCGCGCCTGACGAGCCACGTGCCTCGCGCCTGGCAGCGGCACGCAGCAACCGTTCATCGCATCCCTCCCATCTTCCGCACCTCGGCGGCCACCTGGAGCTTTGTGCCATCGTCGAGGGTGAGCGTCACCTGCACGGTGTCGCCGGCGGCCAGCGGCTTCTTCACGCCGAAGATCATCAGGTGCAATCCGCCCGGCCTGAGCTCGGCCTTCCCGCCCGCGGGGATGGCGATCTGCTTCACGGGCGACATGCGCATCATCTCGTTCTCGCGAATCATCTCGTGCAGCTCGAGCGTGTCGGCGACTTCGGTTGAACCGCTGACGAGGGCGCGGGCCACCGTTCCCTTGTTCTCGAGGGTCAGGAAGATACCCGTCACCTTGCGGCCGGCGGGGACTTCGCGGACCCAGGCATCGTGGGCTGTGACAGAGATGCCCTGCGCGTCGACACCTGCCGCCGACAGCGTGCATAGCGCAACGGCGCCGACGAGGGCGCGTGTGATGTTCGAAAGCGTGATGTTCGAAAGCGTGATGTTCATGGGAGCGTGGATGATGAGGTGTTTGGTCGAGCCAGTGAAAGGACGTACAGCGCCAGCGAGCGGCGCTGCGTCTCGGAGAGGTGTGGATAGCGCGGCATGGAGCCGCCGTTGGGAATACCGGTGCCAATGGTCTGGGCGATGGCGCGTTCGTCGAGCCCGGTGCGGAAGGCCGCCGCGGCGCGGAAGTCACGCGGCGGTGGGTTGAGCGTCACCGCCACAGGTCCATCACCGTGGCCGTTGAGGCCGTGGCACGAAATGCACCCGTTGGCCGCGTAGAGATCACGCCCCGCCTGCACTGTCGCTTTGGGATTGCGCGCGCGGTTCGGCACGCCCGGAGCTGCATCGAAGGAGCGCACGAACCAGCGAGCCACACCACCGGCGATGGGTGCGGTGAGCGCCGAGTCGAGCTGCGCATACTCGACCACGCGCGCGTACGTGCTGGACGCTGGCGCGCGCGCAAGACGAACCGAGACGAGCGCCGTGTCGCCCGCGAGGAGTTGATGTGCACCTGGCGTGATGACGGCGAAGGTGCCGTTGGGCTCGAGCGCGACGCTTGTGCCCGCCTCGAGCGGCACGCGCTCGACACGCACCTGTGCTGCGTCCGCACTGGTATCGCGATCGGCGACATGGAAGGCGTGATCGCGATGCCGCGCGAAGATCACACCGCCCGCGCCCTCCACCGCGGCGCCGACGATCGTGTCGGTGACCGTCCCGCTGTTTCGCACGGTGAAGTACAGGGTCGGCGGAACGCGACCATTGCCCGCGACGATGATCGCCCGCTCCACGACGACGACGCCGTGGCTCGTGCACGCAACGAGTACCGCCGTCAGGAGCAACGCCGTCGCCCCCGCGACGCGCGAGAGAACACGCATTGCACCAGGGCGGCGCGCACTGGTGACGGGCGGATGTTCGTTCGAGGTACGGTTGAAACGCGATCGCGCGCGGCGCGCCATGTAGGTGCGCCTCAACGCGACCACCATCGGCATTCGCATGGAGGTTCCGGACGACGGGCGTTCCGTTGCAGACGGATGCCTGCGAGGCGCGCCGTGTCGGGCGCACACTCGTCAGGCGCGGACGCTACGAGGCCAGGGACGGAGGCGGCCCGTTGCCGAACGGGAGGAGATGCGCGTCGCGCGAGTCGAGCTGGAGCCCCGTATCGCGGATTGCGACCGGCGCGACGCGGAACTGCAGCGCGTCGGGGAGGCGAATGCCCTGGGCACCGAGGGCGATCGACGGCGCGACGCAGCAATGACCGACGCAGGTGCAGGGGGCGCCTGCGCTTCCCTCCTCGGCCGGCCCTTTCGATTCAGAATGCGCCGAGGGTGCGACTCCGTGCCCGGCGTGGGCGTCGTGCGCCGCATGCGCCGCATGCGCGTCGCGCGGCTGGTGCCCGCCCGCCGCAGCAGCCGACGCGCGCCGCCCTCCATCGTGGTCCCCCGTCGAACAACAACGGAAGGCCCCCCCGACGGATGGCGCTCCGACGAGGAAGAGGAAGAGGAGCCCAGTCCTCAGCAGGCGCGACGCGAACAGACGGCGGAAATCACGCATCCTGATGGCGATGATTGCCGGCAGTGGGCCGCCCCGTCAAGGGAGCTTCCCCCGGCGCGGCGCGAGGGGAATGGTGGGGGCGCCTTTGGGACGAACCGATCGTTCTGGGACGAGCTAGGCCGACTTGGGACGAGTTTGGGGTCAGCGAATTTGGGGTCAGCGAGTTTGGGGTCAGAGCGAGTTTGGGGTCAGAGTCACCGAGAAATTGGTTCGGTGACTCTGACCCCAATTCTGTGCTGACCCCAATTGGTGCCGATTGGTGCAAGCGGCTGGCAGCTCACATCCCGGGAAATCCGCTCGCCCGCAGCCGGTACGGGGGTTCGAACTTGGGGTCAGAGTCACCGAGAAATTGGTTCGGTGACTCTGACCCCAATTTGGCTGACCCCAACTGGTGCCGATCGGTGCAAGCGGCGGCCCGCTCACATCCTGGGAAATCCGCCCCCCCGCAACCGATACAACAGCACCGCCGCCCGTTTGGTCAGCGGCGCCAGCATGTTGAGGTTCGCGGTCTCCTTGTCGGTGTGATCGTCCCACCCGGCCAGGCCGATCCCGTCGATGGCCGAGGCGACGAACGGGGCGACAAAGGAAACGTCGGCGGCGCCGGCCTTCGAGGGGTCGACGGCCACCACCGCGCCAAACCCCAGGTCGCGGCTCCCCTGGTCGTAGCGCGACAGCAGCGCCTTGTTCCCCTCCGACGGCGCCATCGGCGGATACCCGTCCTCGAAGATGATGGTCGACGAGGTCCCCGGCAGCGGCCGCCCCACGATCTCCTGCATCACACGCTTCGCCTCCGCCAGCTGCTCGGGGGAGATGGTGCGGATGTCGCCGCTCACCTGCATCGACTTGGCGACAACATTGGTCTTGCCAGCCGCCGCACCGTCGGTGCGCGTGCTGTCGAGCGTCACCGCCGTTCCGCCTAACGCCACGCCGGGGTTGAAAGTCAGGTATTGCTGCGAGGCGAGGCGCTCGCGGAAGGCGTTGAGCACGCGCGCCGATTCGTAGATGGCGCCGAAGCCGACCTCGTCACGGAAGATCTGCGACGAGTGCGCCGGATTCCCGGTCGACGTGAGCACCCACCCACCGGCGCTGCGGCGCGCGATGACGGCGGTCTTCGGGTCGCCCGAGCCGTCCTCGAAGCCGAGGGCATACTGCGTGGTCTTCGCGATGTCGCGGATGTCGCGACGCGCCAGCTCCTGCGGCGATCCCTCCTTCTCCTCGTCGCCATGCATGATGACGGTGATGTGCATGTCCTTGAGCGCCCCGGTAGCCCTGAGCGCCTTGAGGGCGTAGACGATGATCACGTCGCCCCCTTTCATGTCGATGATCCCCGGGCCGCGCGCGGTGCTGTCGGTCAGGCGCTCGAACTTCTGGAACGGGTGCGACGGCTCGAACACGGTGTCGAGGTGCCCGATGAGCAGGATGTGCGGGCCACTTCCCTCATGCTCGGCGATGAGATGGCCGGCGCGCTGGAACGGTGCGCCATCGACCCACCGCGTGGTGAAGCCAAGGGCATCGAACTCCTTGCGCATCACGTCGCCCACTGCGCGCACGCCGGCAAGGTTCATCGTCCCACTGTTGATGTTGACGATGCGCTCGAGGAGGGCAAGCGCCTCGCCGTTGCGCGCGTCGACGGCGCGCGCGATGGCCTGCTCGGCGGGGGCGAGCGACTGGGCGCCGGCGTTAGGCGCGACGGCGCACCACAACAGGGCGGCCGTACCGAGGACGCAACGTACGCGAGGCAAGGCGCGGGGCAGGGCGCGAGCGATCGACATCGGCTGAGTCAGGGCTACTTGTGTGAAGACTTCACGTGCACCAGCCACCAGTATACCGGAATACCCGTCATCGCGAGCGCGGTCCCGATCAACGTCTCCAGCGCTCGCGCGGCGACCGCGCTCACCAGGAAGGCAACCATCACCACGATGTACACCACCGGCGTGAATGGGTAACCGGGAGTGCGATAACCGCTCGATTCGGGATAGCGCCGGCGTAACCGGAAGATTGCCGCGACCATCAGGATGTTCATCGCCTGGAACGGGACGACGAAGAAGTTCACCAGGCGCGAGAAGGAACCGAAGAAGAGGAGCGCGGCGATCGACGTCGCGGCGGTGAAGAGGATGGCGATGTTGGGCGTCGCGGTGCGCGAGGCGACGCGCCCCATCCTCGCGAAGAACCAGCGCAGCGCCCCGCGCGACTCCGCGGCGTGCGCCTCGGCCATGGTATAGAAGAGGCGCGGGAGGGTCATGACCAAACCGCCGAGTGCGCCAAAGATGGACACCATCATCAGGACATCGAGCCAGGGGCCGCCGCGCGAGCCGTAGGCGGCGGTGGCCACGGTGGAGGCGATCGTCGCTGGCGCTGCACGCATCTGGGCGAGCGGGATGACCCGCAGGAACGCCACGTTGACCGCGAGATAGAGCAACGTGAGCGCCCCGACGCCGATCGCCATCCCGAGCGGGAGGTCGCGCCCCGGGCGGCGCACCTCGCCCGCGACGTGCGAGACGTCGATCCATCCATCGTACGTGAAGAGGACGGCGGCGACACCGAGCCCGACGAAGCGGAAGAAGGCGAGCGGGCCGCTCCCGTCAGGCGCAGCGGTCGGTGCGCTCACCGACGCACCAGTTGGCGCCGCCAGGAACAACGCGCCGGCGATGAGGGCGACGATACCGGCCACCTTCACTGTCGTCACGTGCACCTGCACGCGCCCGCCCCAGTTCACTCCCGCCAGATTGATGGCTGCGAAGAAGGCGATGGCCGCCGCGCCCCACCACACCGGTGCGATCTCGATCGACGAGCCCACCACGCGCTGCATGAACTCGCCGAAGGCAATCGCGATCCCCGCCACCGATCCCGGTCCGCTCACCCACAGCTCCATCCACACCAGCACAAAGCCCCACAGCGGTGAGTACCCCTCGCGCAGTACGTGATACGTCGCCCCCGCGTGCGGGAGGAGGCGGCACAACTCGGCGAGCGTGAGCGCGCCGCACAACGTGATGAGCCCGCACAACGCCCAGATGAAGTGCACCTGCCACGGATGCTGCGCCACCGCCGCCAGCTCTCCCGGCGTGAAGAAGACGCCGGAGCCGAGCATGTTGCCGGCGACGAGGGCGACAACTGCGGCGAGGCCGAGCTGGCGCTTGAGGGCGCCGTCGTTGCGGCTGGCGCGTCGCTCGTCGCGGCTGCCTGACGAGTCGCTCACGCGTCCGGCGCCGACGAGCCGCCAGGGAGGGCTCGCACGGCCTGCACCAATTGCGTCACGTGCGATTGCACCACGCGATCGCTGTGATGCGGTCCGCTGCGCAACGACGTCCCGACTATCGCGCCATCGGCATGCGGCATCAGCACCGACGCGTTCTCCGGCGTGAGCCCGCTCCCGATGAGGACGGGGAGCGAAGTGGCGCGTGCCGCGCGCAGGTCGTCCGGGTCGGGGCCGATCCCCGTCTCTGCACCGCTGATGATCACCGCGTCACTCCCCGCCGCCGCCGCCTCGCGCGCGGACTGCGCCAGCGGCTTGGGGCCATCGAGCATCGTCGTGTACTTCACCTGCAGGTCGGTGTACAGCTGCACGTGCTCGGCCCGGATGGCTTGGCGATAGGCGAGAATCGCCTCCGGTTCGGGCTCGAAGGGGCCGAGCTTGGTCATCACGCGGTCGACAAAGAAGTCGATGCGTATGAACTGCGCCCCGGTCATCGCGGCAATGGCGAGCGAGGCGCGCCAGTCATTGAGCAGTACCTCCACGCCGATGGGGATCTTCGCGTGCGCAACGACCTCGCGCGTCACGCGCGTCATTGCGGCGTGAACCTCGGCCCCCCCAACCATCGTGTGCGGCTGGTCGAAGTCGTTCTCCACGAGTGCACCGTCGGCGCCGCCGGCCTCGAGTCGTTCCAGGTCGCTGAGCGCCGCGGCGATCACGGCGTGTATCGACGTGAAGGCCGGGTATCCCGGCATTGGCGGGAGCGCAATCATCCCGATCACCGGGCGCGCCATGGGGAAAAGCGTGCGAAAGCGGCTCACAGCCTAACGCTCATCGGCAAAGGCTCCCAGGTGTCGGATGACGCGCGCCGCACGCGCCGCGCCGGCGCGCATGGCGGCGGGGATGTCGCGGTCCTTCGCGTACGCCACGGAGAAGGCGGCCTGATAGGCGTCGCCGCAACCCGTGCTGTCGATGCACTCCGCCGCCGGCACCCGCACCGCTGAGGTGAAGGTCATCGCCCCGTTCACCAGCGCCGTGCTCCCGCTTGCCCCGTGCGTGACGACGAGGACGCTACGGCGCCCACGACTGAGCGGCAAGAGCTGCTCGACGTCATCCATGGATGCGCTGAGGAAAAGGATGTCGAGGTCGTCCATGAGCGCATCGAGCGCCCCATGCGCATCTCCCAGGTCGGCGCCGTCGAGCAGGTCGGCCACACGGAGCGCGCTCACGTCGCGCAAGGCATGCACCGGTGCAACGAGTGGAAGGACCTGCCTGAAGTACG
This genomic interval carries:
- a CDS encoding BtpA/SgcQ family protein, translated to MSRFRTLFPMARPVIGMIALPPMPGYPAFTSIHAVIAAALSDLERLEAGGADGALVENDFDQPHTMVGGAEVHAAMTRVTREVVAHAKIPIGVEVLLNDWRASLAIAAMTGAQFIRIDFFVDRVMTKLGPFEPEPEAILAYRQAIRAEHVQLYTDLQVKYTTMLDGPKPLAQSAREAAAAGSDAVIISGAETGIGPDPDDLRAARATSLPVLIGSGLTPENASVLMPHADGAIVGTSLRSGPHHSDRVVQSHVTQLVQAVRALPGGSSAPDA
- a CDS encoding amino acid permease, which translates into the protein MSDSSGSRDERRASRNDGALKRQLGLAAVVALVAGNMLGSGVFFTPGELAAVAQHPWQVHFIWALCGLITLCGALTLAELCRLLPHAGATYHVLREGYSPLWGFVLVWMELWVSGPGSVAGIAIAFGEFMQRVVGSSIEIAPVWWGAAAIAFFAAINLAGVNWGGRVQVHVTTVKVAGIVALIAGALFLAAPTGASVSAPTAAPDGSGPLAFFRFVGLGVAAVLFTYDGWIDVSHVAGEVRRPGRDLPLGMAIGVGALTLLYLAVNVAFLRVIPLAQMRAAPATIASTVATAAYGSRGGPWLDVLMMVSIFGALGGLVMTLPRLFYTMAEAHAAESRGALRWFFARMGRVASRTATPNIAILFTAATSIAALLFFGSFSRLVNFFVVPFQAMNILMVAAIFRLRRRYPESSGYRTPGYPFTPVVYIVVMVAFLVSAVAARALETLIGTALAMTGIPVYWWLVHVKSSHK